Proteins encoded within one genomic window of Nilaparvata lugens isolate BPH chromosome 11, ASM1435652v1, whole genome shotgun sequence:
- the LOC111057113 gene encoding putative protein TPRXL: protein MGSKTVLLDFVLRLALISLLATQLVNAAAVKEEDEETSPKDKRTAAMPAGAGGYASGYPAAGYPFPATYPLQQQQGHASPLFVPNQHSFNLQDFGGLGGLGGYGGLGYGGLGGLGYGGLNFGSYGSQFGGLGSASQFGGLGAFKLSPFPFALASPAAVNPAAAAAHAYPAAAAPSGGLSSYATAIPTPLYSTASPTYGSPTAYSQSAYSPSSTSQSPTSSPYASSGSSSSFSPYYSSSSPSSSSHSGYATSEYSGYNSGSSSSSSSYPSSSPYSSYSYPSSSSSSSYPSSSSYYSSPSSSSSSSSFYPSHGYSSPSSSSTSTSSQYASSPSTTYVPSSLYTSKAFEASLQAYSPHSYSSSASSPYSYYSSPQYSSSSYPYSSSSSPSSAYHSSAYRH, encoded by the coding sequence ATCAGCTTACTAGCGACACAACTAGTGAACGCAGCAGCTGTgaaagaagaggatgaggagacgTCCCCCAAGGACAAGAGAACGGCTGCCATGCCAGCTGGGGCGGGTGGATATGCATCTGGGTACCCAGCCGCTGGCTATCCCTTCCCTGCAACCTACCCCTTGCAACAACAACAAGGACATGCTTCACCCCTCTTCGTCCCCAACCAACACTCGTTCAACCTCCAAGACTTTGGAGGATTAGGAGGGTTGGGAGGGTATGGAGGTCTGGGATATGGAGGACTTGGTGGACTAGGATATGGAGGTCTCAACTTTGGATCCTATGGGTCACAGTTTGGTGGTTTGGGATCAGCGTCGCAGTTTGGGGGATTAGGAGCGTTCAAGTTGTCACCGTTCCCGTTCGCCCTGGCAAGTCCAGCTGCTGTCAACCCGGCAGCTGCAGCTGCACATGCCTACCCTGCAGCGGCTGCACCTTCAGGTGGTCTGTCAAGCTACGCCACTGCCATCCCAACCCCTCTCTACTCTACTGCTTCACCAACCTATGGATCACCAACTGCCTACTCGCAATCGGCCTACTCCCCATCATCAACTTCCCAGTCACCAACATCCTCACCTTACGCATCTTCAGGATCATCCTCATCGTTCAGCCCTTACTACAGCTCCTCATCACCATCTTCATCCTCCCACTCAGGTTATGCCACCTCGGAATACTCAGGATACAACAGTggatcatcctcctcctcttcttcttaccCCTCATCCTCACCCTACTCCAGCTACTCTtacccctcctcctcttcctccagtTCCTAcccatcctcctcatcctactaCTCATCACcatcctcatcttcctcctcctcctcattctacCCATCTCACGGTTACAGTTCCCCATCATCCTCATCAACCTCCACATCATCCCAATATGCTTCCTCACCTTCAACCACCTATGTTCCTTCATCTCTGTACACTTCAAAGGCATTTGAGGCTTCCCTCCAGGCCTATTCGCCACATTCATACTCGTCGTCAGCTTCGTCTCCCTACTCGTACTACAGCTCTCCGCAGTACTCTTCCTCAAGCTATCCCTACTCGTCAAGTTCCTCACCATCAAGCGCCTACCACTCAAGCGCTTATAGGCACTAA